One genomic window of [Clostridium] scindens ATCC 35704 includes the following:
- the rfbA gene encoding glucose-1-phosphate thymidylyltransferase RfbA → MKGIILAGGSGTRLYPLTMVTSKQLLPIYDKPMIYYPMSVLMNAGIRDILIISTPQDTPRFKELLGDGRQFGVNLSYEVQPSPDGLAQAFIIGEEFIGDEPVAMVLGDNIFAGHGLKKRLKAAVENADSGRGATVFGYYVDDPERFGIVEFDHEGKAKSIEEKPEKPKSNYCVTGLYFYDNKVVEYAKNLKPSARGELEITDLNRVYLEEGKLNVELLGQGFTWLDTGTHESLVEATNFVKTVESHQHRKIACLEEIAYLNGWITEKDVLDVYEVLKKNQYGQYLKDVLDGKFVDGLY, encoded by the coding sequence ATGAAAGGAATTATTTTAGCGGGAGGTTCCGGCACGCGCCTTTATCCTCTGACTATGGTGACATCCAAGCAGTTATTGCCGATTTATGACAAGCCAATGATCTATTATCCGATGTCCGTACTTATGAACGCAGGCATCCGGGACATTTTAATCATCTCTACGCCCCAGGATACGCCTCGCTTTAAGGAACTGCTGGGAGACGGGCGGCAGTTTGGAGTGAATCTTTCCTATGAAGTGCAGCCAAGTCCTGACGGACTGGCACAGGCCTTTATCATCGGAGAAGAGTTTATCGGCGACGAGCCGGTAGCGATGGTTCTGGGAGATAACATTTTTGCCGGCCATGGCTTAAAGAAGCGTCTGAAAGCCGCTGTGGAGAACGCAGATTCCGGAAGAGGAGCGACCGTATTCGGCTATTATGTGGATGACCCGGAACGCTTCGGAATTGTAGAATTCGATCATGAGGGAAAAGCCAAATCCATAGAAGAAAAGCCGGAGAAGCCAAAGAGCAATTACTGTGTGACCGGATTATATTTCTATGACAACAAGGTTGTGGAATATGCAAAGAATCTGAAGCCAAGCGCCCGCGGGGAGTTGGAGATTACCGATCTGAACCGCGTGTATCTGGAAGAGGGCAAGCTGAATGTGGAACTGCTTGGGCAGGGATTTACCTGGCTGGATACCGGGACGCATGAGAGCCTGGTGGAAGCAACCAACTTTGTTAAGACGGTAGAATCTCATCAGCACCGTAAGATCGCATGCCTGGAAGAGATCGCTTATCTGAATGGCTGGATCACGGAAAAGGATGTATTGGATGTGTACGAAGTGCTTAAGAAGAATCAGTACGGCCAGTACTTGAAGGACGTACTGGACGGAAAATTCGTAGACGGACTATACTAG
- a CDS encoding MerR family transcriptional regulator, with the protein MKKPGYYSSGEFARMAHVTLRTIRYYDKQNILKPSYVTDAGARFYTDEDFARLQQILLLKYLGFSLDDIREMTIADSDYHFMLNSLNIQLKLVQDRIEQMQLVEKAIQDTADAIQAEHTIDWSQMLNLIHLTGMEKSLKNQYQNASNISARINLHSLYSQNEQGWFPWIYEQLKIRPGMRILEIGCGDGTLWKDRRSVLPEDIHIVLSDISEGMLRDARRAIGAEDKRFEFHVFDCHRIPYEEGDFDLVIANHVLFYCEDIPKVAREVKRVLKRDGRFVCSTYGCRHMMEVSRLVQGFDERIVLSADKLYERFGRENGGNILRQDFCKVEWMSYQDSLVVPDPEPLISYVLSCHGNQSQYILDHYNEFRSYVKKKTDGGFHITKDAGIFICEK; encoded by the coding sequence ATGAAAAAACCAGGCTACTATTCCTCTGGCGAATTCGCCCGCATGGCCCACGTAACCCTGCGGACAATTCGCTACTATGACAAACAGAATATTCTAAAGCCCTCGTATGTAACGGATGCGGGGGCAAGATTTTATACGGATGAGGACTTTGCCCGTCTCCAGCAGATCCTGCTGCTGAAATATCTGGGATTCTCCCTGGATGATATTCGGGAGATGACGATTGCGGATTCCGACTATCATTTTATGCTGAACTCCCTGAATATCCAGTTAAAACTGGTTCAGGACCGGATAGAGCAGATGCAGCTGGTGGAGAAGGCTATTCAGGATACTGCCGATGCGATCCAGGCAGAGCATACGATTGACTGGAGCCAGATGCTGAATCTGATTCACCTGACAGGCATGGAGAAGAGTCTGAAAAACCAGTATCAGAATGCATCTAATATCTCCGCTCGTATCAATCTTCACAGCCTGTATTCGCAGAATGAGCAGGGATGGTTTCCATGGATCTACGAACAGTTGAAGATCCGACCAGGAATGCGCATCCTAGAAATTGGATGTGGGGACGGAACGCTTTGGAAGGACAGACGTTCAGTCCTTCCGGAAGATATTCACATCGTGCTGTCTGACATTTCAGAGGGAATGTTGCGGGATGCAAGGCGCGCCATTGGAGCGGAGGATAAGAGATTTGAATTCCATGTCTTCGACTGCCATAGGATCCCTTATGAAGAAGGGGACTTTGATCTGGTAATTGCCAATCATGTGCTGTTTTATTGCGAAGATATCCCGAAAGTTGCCAGAGAAGTCAAAAGAGTGCTCAAACGGGACGGAAGATTCGTCTGCAGCACATATGGATGCAGGCATATGATGGAAGTCAGCCGGCTCGTGCAGGGATTTGATGAAAGAATCGTGTTGTCCGCGGATAAGTTGTATGAGAGGTTTGGCCGCGAAAATGGCGGGAATATCCTTAGACAGGATTTTTGTAAGGTAGAGTGGATGTCTTATCAGGATTCCCTGGTTGTTCCTGATCCGGAACCGCTGATCTCTTATGTCCTTTCCTGCCATGGCAATCAAAGCCAGTATATTCTGGATCACTACAATGAATTCCGTTCTTACGTAAAAAAGAAGACGGACGGAGGCTTCCATATTACCAAGGATGCAGGGATATTTATTTGTGAAAAATAG
- the rfbD gene encoding dTDP-4-dehydrorhamnose reductase — translation MKVLVTGVAGQLGHDVMNELAKRGYEGVGSDIKETYSGIQDGTAVVSMPYVQMDITDEDSVRKVLTDAAPDVVVHCAAWTAVDLAEDEDKKEIVHAVNATGTKNIAEVCKELDCKMVYLSTDYVFDGQGTEAWQPDCKDYKPLNVYGETKLAGELAVSETLSKYFIVRIAWVFGKNGKNFIKTMLNIAKTHDKITVVNDQIGTPTYTFDLARLLVDMIETDKYGYYHATNEGGYISWYDFTKEIFRQAVELGHEEYSEDKVNVIPVTTQEYGASKAARPFNSRLDKSKLPENGFTPLPTWQDALNRYLKEIEF, via the coding sequence ATGAAGGTTTTAGTGACAGGCGTAGCAGGACAGCTGGGCCACGACGTAATGAACGAACTGGCAAAGCGTGGATATGAAGGAGTAGGTTCCGATATCAAGGAAACCTACAGCGGGATCCAGGACGGGACGGCAGTGGTAAGCATGCCGTATGTCCAGATGGACATCACGGATGAAGACTCGGTCAGGAAGGTGCTCACAGACGCAGCGCCGGATGTGGTAGTGCATTGTGCGGCATGGACTGCCGTAGACCTGGCGGAAGACGAGGATAAGAAAGAGATCGTGCATGCGGTGAACGCGACTGGAACAAAGAATATCGCGGAGGTCTGCAAAGAACTGGATTGCAAGATGGTATATCTCAGTACCGACTATGTATTCGACGGCCAGGGAACCGAAGCCTGGCAGCCGGACTGCAAGGATTATAAGCCGCTGAATGTATATGGCGAGACGAAACTTGCCGGGGAACTGGCAGTATCAGAGACATTGTCCAAATATTTTATCGTGCGGATTGCCTGGGTATTTGGAAAGAACGGCAAGAATTTCATTAAGACGATGCTGAATATCGCAAAGACGCATGACAAGATCACGGTTGTCAATGATCAGATCGGAACGCCCACATATACCTTTGACCTGGCGAGGCTTCTGGTGGATATGATTGAGACTGACAAGTATGGATATTATCATGCTACCAATGAAGGCGGATATATCAGCTGGTATGACTTTACCAAAGAGATCTTCCGTCAGGCAGTAGAACTTGGACATGAGGAATATTCGGAAGACAAGGTGAACGTCATTCCAGTGACAACGCAGGAATATGGCGCTTCTAAGGCGGCAAGGCCATTTAACAGCAGGCTGGATAAGAGCAAGTTGCCGGAAAACGGGTTTACTCCGCTTCCTACATGGCAGGATGCCTTGAACAGATATCTGAAAGAAATTGAATTTTAA
- the rfbB gene encoding dTDP-glucose 4,6-dehydratase, translated as MTIIVTGGAGFIGSNFIFHMLDKYPDYRIVCLDCLTYAGNLSTLAPVMENPNFRFVKESITDREAVYKLFEEEHPDIIVNFAAESHVDRSIENPEVFLDTNIKGTAVLMDACRKYGIKRYHQVSTDEVYGDLPLDRPDLFFTEETPIHTSSPYSSSKAAADLLVLAYHRTYGLPVTISRCSNNYGPYHFPEKLIPLMIANALNDKPLPVYGKGENVRDWLYVEDHCKAIDLIIHNGRVGEVYNIGGHNEMTNIDIVKIICKELGKPESLITYVEDRKGHDMRYAIDPTKIHSELGWLPETKFADGIKKTIKWYLDNKEWWETIISGEYQNYYDEMYGSREGMK; from the coding sequence ATGACGATTATTGTAACCGGCGGAGCCGGATTCATTGGAAGCAACTTTATATTTCACATGCTGGATAAATACCCGGATTACCGCATCGTGTGCCTGGACTGCCTGACCTATGCAGGCAATCTGTCGACGCTGGCGCCAGTGATGGAGAACCCGAATTTCCGTTTCGTGAAGGAGAGCATCACAGACCGTGAGGCTGTCTACAAATTATTTGAAGAGGAGCACCCGGATATCATCGTGAACTTCGCGGCAGAAAGCCATGTTGACCGTTCCATCGAGAATCCGGAGGTCTTCCTGGATACCAATATCAAGGGTACCGCAGTTCTGATGGATGCCTGCAGAAAATATGGAATCAAGCGTTATCATCAGGTTTCTACAGATGAAGTATACGGCGATCTTCCGCTGGACCGGCCGGACTTATTCTTCACAGAAGAGACTCCGATCCACACCAGCAGCCCATACAGTTCTTCCAAGGCGGCAGCAGACTTGCTAGTGCTGGCTTATCATAGGACGTATGGACTTCCGGTGACGATCAGCAGATGTTCCAACAACTATGGACCATATCATTTCCCGGAGAAGCTCATTCCGCTGATGATTGCCAATGCGCTGAATGACAAGCCGCTTCCGGTATACGGAAAGGGCGAAAATGTCCGTGACTGGCTGTATGTAGAGGATCACTGCAAGGCGATCGACCTGATCATCCACAATGGCCGTGTAGGCGAGGTCTACAATATCGGCGGACACAACGAGATGACGAATATCGATATTGTCAAGATTATCTGTAAAGAATTAGGAAAGCCGGAGAGCCTGATTACTTATGTAGAGGATCGCAAGGGCCATGACATGCGTTATGCCATCGACCCGACCAAGATCCACAGCGAATTGGGCTGGCTTCCGGAGACGAAGTTTGCGGATGGAATCAAGAAAACGATCAAATGGTATCTGGATAATAAGGAATGGTGGGAGACGATCATCTCCGGAGAATATCAGAATTATTATGACGAGATGTATGGCAGCCGAGAGGGGATGAAATAA